The genomic region CACACTCAAGGAACTCGCCGCGATGGGCATCGACCTGCGCGACGTCGAACAGCCCATCGGCCAGCTCTCCGGCGGTGAACGCCAGTGCGTCGCGATCGCCCGCGCCGTGTACTTCGGCGCGAAGGTCCTGATCCTGGACGAGCCCACCGCGGCCCTGGGCGTGAAACAGTCCGGCGTGGTGCTGCGCTACATCCTGCAGGCCCGCGACCGCGGCCTGGGCGTCATCTTCATCACCCACAACCCGCACCACGCCTTCCCCGTCGGTGACCGCTTCCTGCTGCTCAAGCGCGGCAAATCGATCGGCTACTACGACAAGAAAGACATCACCCTGGACGAACTCACCGCCCAAATGGCCGGCGGCGCCGAACTCGCCGAACTCGCCCACGAACTCGAACAACTCGGCGGCCACGGCGACATCGTCAAAGAAGTCCAGGGCGAAGTCGCCGACGTGGCCCAGACGACCGGCAAGACCTACGGGTAACGGCTGTCCCGTCCCTGAAGCATTTGGGTCCCTCCGGGCCGCATCCGCCGTGCCCGCACTAAACACGAGAGTAGAAGTATGAAAGACGTAATCCTCGGACTTGTCGGGGTGGGGCGCATCGGCGTCATGCACGCCAACAACATCGCGGCCCTCAACGAGGTCCTGAACCCGCAGGGGATCAACGTGCGCCTCCGCCTCACGGACGTCGCCGAAGAGCATGCCCGGACGGTGGCAGCCGGTCTTGGCGCCGAATTCC from Arthrobacter sp. NicSoilB8 harbors:
- a CDS encoding ATP-binding cassette domain-containing protein; protein product: MNAKEIDQQTLLQNEKDPLTHTPVHLLSLDGVAKHYGNIIALSDVTMAVDNGRVTCVLGDNGAGKSTLIKIIAGLHQHDAGILKVMGEERKFTSPRDALDVGIATVYQDLAVVPLMPIWRNFFLGSELTKGFGPFKSMDVEQMKEITLKELAAMGIDLRDVEQPIGQLSGGERQCVAIARAVYFGAKVLILDEPTAALGVKQSGVVLRYILQARDRGLGVIFITHNPHHAFPVGDRFLLLKRGKSIGYYDKKDITLDELTAQMAGGAELAELAHELEQLGGHGDIVKEVQGEVADVAQTTGKTYG